A section of the Hemibagrus wyckioides isolate EC202008001 linkage group LG04, SWU_Hwy_1.0, whole genome shotgun sequence genome encodes:
- the LOC131351776 gene encoding NACHT, LRR and PYD domains-containing protein 12-like isoform X1, whose protein sequence is MIVFIKHELEMFKKLLKKQNTKYYKDVRDDLWSVKESALDMALYFLKLMEHNDLADALQDALIEVQQRALKSNLCKKYNHVCEGIAKQGESNILNKIYTDLYITEGGVQQMNEQHEVRQIEKQKTSVKAEETQMEQEEQIECKNMFTPSPGEEKPIRSVVTQGIAGIGKSICVQKFVLDWAEGKEYQDIKFIFPLPFRELNLKEKEKCSLRDVIYQFFPETKRMRFTDRYKVMFIFDGLDECRFPLTFHKNQKWTDVTEKASLDTIMTNLIEGNLLPSALIWITTRPAAAAKIPAEHVDRVTEVRGFNDVQKVEYFRKKISDESLANRIIGHIKGSRSLFIMCHIPVFCWISATVLEGTLGRSDSEHIPQTLTEMYTCFLIFQTVQGDKKYNRNNASDIPWDKEGILSLGKLAFSHLEKNNLIFYAEDLKACGIDPSNLAVYSGVCTQETGRFLGTVFSFVHLSIQEFIAALFTYVCVHNENKNVFDQSEERKETQLIDFLKITVDKALQSDNGHLDLFLRFLLGLSVESNQKLIRGLLTHTGSSSDCRKDIVKYIKFKFDQNPSPERSINLFYCLNELNDDSLVKEIQSYMNSGRLSEAELSPAQWSALVFVLLTSEEDLEVFDLQKFIRSDECFMRLLPVVQEATTVLLSECNLTERSCSALHTVLSSESSKLTEVDLSSNPLEDSGVKLLCAGLKSPNCKLEKLRVNNSRMTNEGCAALGSALGLNPSHLRELELSGNKLGGSGMKELCGVLKNQQFKLLKLGLCKCSLSEDACTAVLSALRTNPSHLKELDLSHSQLETQE, encoded by the exons ATGATTGTATTTATAAAACATGAGCTGGAGATGTTTAAGAAActcctaaaaaaacaaaatacaaaatattataaagATGTGAGGGATGATCTGTGGAGTGTTAAAGAATCAGCTCTTGATATGGCATTGTACTTTCTGAAGTTGATGGAACACAATGACCTCGCTGATGCACTCCAAG ATGCACTAATAGAAGTTCAGCAGCGTGCACTCAAATCAAACCTGTGTAAGAAATACAATCATGTGTGTGAAGGAATTGCAAAGCAAGGAGAGTCCAACATTCTCAACAAGATCTACACAGATCTGTACATCACTGAAGGTGGAGTtcaacaaatgaatgaacaacaTGAAGTGAGACAAATTGAAAAGCAAAAAACTAGTGTGAAAGCTGAAGAAACTCAAATGGAGCAAGAGGAACAAATTGAATGCAAGAACATGTTCACACCATCACCTGGAGAAGAAAAACCCATCAGAAGTGTGGTGACACAGGGGATCGCTGGTATCGGAAAATCCATCTGTGTGCAGAAGTTTGTTCTAGACTGGGCTGAAGGGAAAGAATATCAGGACATCAAGTTCATATTTCCACTGCCTTTCAGAGAACTGaacctgaaagaaaaagaaaaatgcagctTGAGGGACGTCATCTATCAATTTTTTCCAGAAACAAAACGAATGAGATTCACAGACAGGTATAAAGTCATGTTCATCTTTGATGGCCTGGATGAGTGTCGATTTCCTCTAACATTCCATAAAAACCAGAAGTGGACTGATGTAACAGAAAAAGCCTCACTGGACACTATAATGACAAACCTCATTGAAGGAAATCTGCTTCCATCTGCTCTCATCTGGATAACCACTCGACCAGCAGCAGCTGCTAAGATCCCTGCTGAACATGTGGACCGGGTCACAGAGGTGCGTGGCTTCAATGATGTACAAAAGGtggagtacttcaggaagaaaATCAGTGATGAGAGTCTGGCCAACAGAATCATTGGTCATATTAAAGGATCAAGAAGCCTCTTCATCATGTGTCATATtccagtcttctgctggatttcagcCACTGTACTTGAGGGAACTTTGGGAAGATCAGACAGTGAACACATTCCACAGACTCTGACGGAGATGTACACATGTTTTCTGATCTTTCAGACCGTACAGGGGGACAAGAAATACAATAGAAATAATGCCTCAGACATTCCATGGGATAAAGAGGGAATTCTTTCATTGGGAAAGCTTGCCTTTAGtcacctggaaaaaaacaacctgaTTTTCTATGCAGAAGATCTAAAAGCCTGTGGAATTGACCCCAGTAACCTAGCAGTGTACTCAGGAGTGTGCACTCAGGAGACTGGCAGATTTCTAGGCACAGTTTTCAGCTTTGTGCATCTCAGCATTCAGGAGTTCATTGCTGCTTTGTTTACATATGTATGTGTACATAATGAAAACAAGAATGTTTTTGATCAAtcagaagagagaaaagaaacacaacTTATTGATTTTCTAAAGATTACAGTGGACAAAGCCTTACAGAGTGACAATGGACACTTGGATCTTTTCCTCCGTTTCCTTCTGGGTCTCTCAGTGGAGTCTAATCAGAAGCTCATTCGAGgtctactgacacacacaggaagcagctctgactgcagaaaggacatagTTAAATACATCAAGTTCAAGTTTGATCAAAATCCATCTCCAGAGAGATCAATCAATCTGTTCTACTGTCTGAACGAGTTAAATGATGATTCACTGGTGAAAGAGATCCAAAGCTACATGAACTCAGGTCGTCTCTCTGAAGCTGAACTCTCACCTGCTCAGTGGTCTGCTCTGGTCTTTGTGTTGCTGACCTCAGAGGAGGATCTGGAAGTGTTTGACCTACAGAAGTTTATAAGATCAGATGAATGCTTTATGAGACTGTTACCAGTCGTCCAGGAAGCTACAACAGTTCT tctcagtgagtGTAACCTGACAGAGAGAAGCTGCTCGGCTTTAcacacagttctcagctcagAATCCTCCAAGCTGACTGAGGTGGATCTGAGCAGTAATCCTCTGGaggactcaggagtgaagctgctttgtgctggactgaagagtccaaactgtaaactggagaaactCAG GGTAAATAACAGCAGGATGACAAATGAAGGTTGTGCTGCTCTGGGATCAGCTCTGGGTttaaacccctcacacctgagagaactggagcTGAGTGGGAATAAACTGGGAGGATCAGGAATGAAGGAGCTCTGTGGTGTGCTGAAGAATCAACAATTCAAACTGCTGAAACTGGG gttgTGTAAGTGCAGTCTCTCTGAAGATGCCTGTACTGCTGTTCTATCAGCTCTGAgaacaaacccctcacacctcaAGGAGCTGGACCTGAGTCACAGCCAATTGGAGACACAGGAATGA
- the LOC131351776 gene encoding NLR family CARD domain-containing protein 3-like isoform X2 produces MIVFIKHELEMFKKLLKKQNTKYYKDVRDDLWSVKESALDMALYFLKLMEHNDLADALQDALIEVQQRALKSNLCKKYNHVCEGIAKQGESNILNKIYTDLYITEGGVQQMNEQHEVRQIEKQKTSVKAEETQMEQEEQIECKNMFTPSPGEEKPIRSVVTQGIAGIGKSICVQKFVLDWAEGKEYQDIKFIFPLPFRELNLKEKEKCSLRDVIYQFFPETKRMRFTDRYKVMFIFDGLDECRFPLTFHKNQKWTDVTEKASLDTIMTNLIEGNLLPSALIWITTRPAAAAKIPAEHVDRVTEVRGFNDVQKVEYFRKKISDESLANRIIGHIKGSRSLFIMCHIPVFCWISATVLEGTLGRSDSEHIPQTLTEMYTCFLIFQTVQGDKKYNRNNASDIPWDKEGILSLGKLAFSHLEKNNLIFYAEDLKACGIDPSNLAVYSGVCTQETGRFLGTVFSFVHLSIQEFIAALFTYVCVHNENKNVFDQSEERKETQLIDFLKITVDKALQSDNGHLDLFLRFLLGLSVESNQKLIRGLLTHTGSSSDCRKDIVKYIKFKFDQNPSPERSINLFYCLNELNDDSLVKEIQSYMNSGRLSEAELSPAQWSALVFVLLTSEEDLEVFDLQKFIRSDECFMRLLPVVQEATTVLLSECNLTERSCSALHTVLSSESSKLTEVDLSSNPLEDSGVKLLCAGLKSPNCKLEKLRPDRDVQRAGCGPQAVKCPG; encoded by the exons ATGATTGTATTTATAAAACATGAGCTGGAGATGTTTAAGAAActcctaaaaaaacaaaatacaaaatattataaagATGTGAGGGATGATCTGTGGAGTGTTAAAGAATCAGCTCTTGATATGGCATTGTACTTTCTGAAGTTGATGGAACACAATGACCTCGCTGATGCACTCCAAG ATGCACTAATAGAAGTTCAGCAGCGTGCACTCAAATCAAACCTGTGTAAGAAATACAATCATGTGTGTGAAGGAATTGCAAAGCAAGGAGAGTCCAACATTCTCAACAAGATCTACACAGATCTGTACATCACTGAAGGTGGAGTtcaacaaatgaatgaacaacaTGAAGTGAGACAAATTGAAAAGCAAAAAACTAGTGTGAAAGCTGAAGAAACTCAAATGGAGCAAGAGGAACAAATTGAATGCAAGAACATGTTCACACCATCACCTGGAGAAGAAAAACCCATCAGAAGTGTGGTGACACAGGGGATCGCTGGTATCGGAAAATCCATCTGTGTGCAGAAGTTTGTTCTAGACTGGGCTGAAGGGAAAGAATATCAGGACATCAAGTTCATATTTCCACTGCCTTTCAGAGAACTGaacctgaaagaaaaagaaaaatgcagctTGAGGGACGTCATCTATCAATTTTTTCCAGAAACAAAACGAATGAGATTCACAGACAGGTATAAAGTCATGTTCATCTTTGATGGCCTGGATGAGTGTCGATTTCCTCTAACATTCCATAAAAACCAGAAGTGGACTGATGTAACAGAAAAAGCCTCACTGGACACTATAATGACAAACCTCATTGAAGGAAATCTGCTTCCATCTGCTCTCATCTGGATAACCACTCGACCAGCAGCAGCTGCTAAGATCCCTGCTGAACATGTGGACCGGGTCACAGAGGTGCGTGGCTTCAATGATGTACAAAAGGtggagtacttcaggaagaaaATCAGTGATGAGAGTCTGGCCAACAGAATCATTGGTCATATTAAAGGATCAAGAAGCCTCTTCATCATGTGTCATATtccagtcttctgctggatttcagcCACTGTACTTGAGGGAACTTTGGGAAGATCAGACAGTGAACACATTCCACAGACTCTGACGGAGATGTACACATGTTTTCTGATCTTTCAGACCGTACAGGGGGACAAGAAATACAATAGAAATAATGCCTCAGACATTCCATGGGATAAAGAGGGAATTCTTTCATTGGGAAAGCTTGCCTTTAGtcacctggaaaaaaacaacctgaTTTTCTATGCAGAAGATCTAAAAGCCTGTGGAATTGACCCCAGTAACCTAGCAGTGTACTCAGGAGTGTGCACTCAGGAGACTGGCAGATTTCTAGGCACAGTTTTCAGCTTTGTGCATCTCAGCATTCAGGAGTTCATTGCTGCTTTGTTTACATATGTATGTGTACATAATGAAAACAAGAATGTTTTTGATCAAtcagaagagagaaaagaaacacaacTTATTGATTTTCTAAAGATTACAGTGGACAAAGCCTTACAGAGTGACAATGGACACTTGGATCTTTTCCTCCGTTTCCTTCTGGGTCTCTCAGTGGAGTCTAATCAGAAGCTCATTCGAGgtctactgacacacacaggaagcagctctgactgcagaaaggacatagTTAAATACATCAAGTTCAAGTTTGATCAAAATCCATCTCCAGAGAGATCAATCAATCTGTTCTACTGTCTGAACGAGTTAAATGATGATTCACTGGTGAAAGAGATCCAAAGCTACATGAACTCAGGTCGTCTCTCTGAAGCTGAACTCTCACCTGCTCAGTGGTCTGCTCTGGTCTTTGTGTTGCTGACCTCAGAGGAGGATCTGGAAGTGTTTGACCTACAGAAGTTTATAAGATCAGATGAATGCTTTATGAGACTGTTACCAGTCGTCCAGGAAGCTACAACAGTTCT tctcagtgagtGTAACCTGACAGAGAGAAGCTGCTCGGCTTTAcacacagttctcagctcagAATCCTCCAAGCTGACTGAGGTGGATCTGAGCAGTAATCCTCTGGaggactcaggagtgaagctgctttgtgctggactgaagagtccaaactgtaaactggagaaactCAG GCCGGACAGGGACGTCCAAAGGGCCGGATGTGGCCCACAGGCCGTAAAATGCCCAG GGTAA